DNA sequence from the Streptomyces sp. NBC_01264 genome:
GGATGCGACGACCTGCCCGATTTCCAACGGCAACATTCGAGACAGATCGGCGGCGACATCATGCGGCTGCGCGCACTGCTGGAAACCGAGGCGCTGGGGCTGCGGCTGCTGGGCGGCGAGGAAGAACTCGACCGGACGGTCCGCGGGGTCATGACGACCGACCTGAGGGATCCCAGCCGATACCTATCCGGAGGGGAACTGGTCCTCACTGGCCTGGCATGGAGACGAAATTCAGCCGACTCCGAGCCGTTCGTACGAATCCTCGCGAGCGCCGGCGTGGCCGGGCTGGCGGCCGGCGAGGCCGAGCTGGGTGACATTCCCGACGACCTGGTCACGGCGTGTCTTCGCAACCGTCTCCCGCTGTTCGCTGTAAACGAAGACGTTGCATTCGCCACCATCACCGAGTACGTGGTGCGGCAGGTGTCGGGAGAGCGCGCCGGGGACCTCGCCGCCGTCGTGGACCGCCATCGGCGGCTCATGACCTCCGGTCCGGCCGGTGGTGGACCCGATGTGGTGCTCGATCTGCTCACCACGGACCTCGATCTCCGGGCCTGGGTGCTCTCGCCCACGGGCCGGCAGATCGCCGGGGCGGGCGAGCCGCTGGCGCCGGGCATCTGCGCGGCACTGGCGAGCGAGCACCTCGCGGCGGTCCGGACGGGCCGCAGGGGTCCGCACCGGATCTCCCTCCAGGGTATTACGTACTCCCTCTTCCCGATCAGGGGACACGGGCGCGGAGCCGCAGGTCCGGCGGCCAGGGACGTCCGCGAGAGCGTGCTCTCCGACTGGCTGCTGGCCGTCGAGGCCGACGCCGGTGACTGGCCGGCCGAGCGGCTCGACCTGCTCCAGGGCGTCACCCAGCTCATCGCCGTCGAGCGGGACCGCCGCGACGCGGCCCGTACGGTGCGCCGCCGCCTGGCCCAGGAGGTCCTGGAGCTGGTCCAGACGGGCGCTCCGCCCGCCGAGATCGCCGCCCGCCTGCGGGTGGCCGCGCCGGTGCTCCTGCCCGGCCTGGGCACCGC
Encoded proteins:
- a CDS encoding PucR family transcriptional regulator, with amino-acid sequence MRLRALLETEALGLRLLGGEEELDRTVRGVMTTDLRDPSRYLSGGELVLTGLAWRRNSADSEPFVRILASAGVAGLAAGEAELGDIPDDLVTACLRNRLPLFAVNEDVAFATITEYVVRQVSGERAGDLAAVVDRHRRLMTSGPAGGGPDVVLDLLTTDLDLRAWVLSPTGRQIAGAGEPLAPGICAALASEHLAAVRTGRRGPHRISLQGITYSLFPIRGHGRGAAGPAARDVRESVLSDWLLAVEADAGDWPAERLDLLQGVTQLIAVERDRRDAARTVRRRLAQEVLELVQTGAPPAEIAARLRVAAPVLLPGLGTAPHWQVVVARVDWDGGDIAGGPVAQSLLEEILVDPSVSGPEPSDRIAVAHAGDEAIALVPLPAPAGEPGEEKGPDTALHAETLLAAVRDPLAAGLADDGRLTLGVSAAVSSAEGLRGALEEARHARRVAAARPGRVCAAGHHELASHVLLLPFVPDDVRRAFTARLLDPLRDYDRRHRAELIPTLEAFLDCDGSWTRCATRLHLHVNTLRYRVGRIEQLTARDLSRLEDKLDFFLALRMS